Proteins found in one Fimbriimonadia bacterium genomic segment:
- a CDS encoding PEP-CTERM sorting domain-containing protein (PEP-CTERM proteins occur, often in large numbers, in the proteomes of bacteria that also encode an exosortase, a predicted intramembrane cysteine proteinase. The presence of a PEP-CTERM domain at a protein's C-terminus predicts cleavage within the sorting domain, followed by covalent anchoring to some some component of the (usually Gram-negative) cell surface. Many PEP-CTERM proteins exhibit an unusual sequence composition that includes large numbers of potential glycosylation sites. Expression of one such protein has been shown restore the ability of a bacterium to form floc, a type of biofilm.), which translates to MDLRTNLADVWLSTPVPEPSGALGLGLLLICIAYRRCSRR; encoded by the coding sequence GTGGACCTTCGTACGAACCTGGCGGACGTCTGGCTATCCACACCGGTGCCCGAGCCGAGTGGAGCGTTGGGATTGGGATTGCTCCTTATCTGCATCGCATACCGGCGGTGTAGCCGGCGGTAG